DNA from Equus asinus isolate D_3611 breed Donkey chromosome 22, EquAss-T2T_v2, whole genome shotgun sequence:
ctgcgCTATTGACGTGCACCACGTTTTAAAAGAAAGTTTCGTTTTTTCTAAGCGAAATATCCTCGAAGACTCAAGACCTGAATCTGAACTTCCTCTCTCAAACCTCATACCTGAGTGCCGTTTAAGGGACAGTAGTCCGTGTGACCGTTGGCTCGTGAGGTGGTTGTGGCATTAGATcgccctgttttctttttcctgctctttaaattttttatttagatattttaatgaGCAAGTCTCTTGAATATTATATATTCCTTTAATCCActaccaaactaaaaagctatagcaatcactGTAATGTTGACAGGCACaactcttctccttttctctctctgcctgttgCAAATGTTCACACCTTTGCTAACGCTGTCCGTTTCTTCGGTGCTTATTCTCTCTCCCACATGCCTTCTTTCGTGTAACTCTCAGTAGCTGAAATCCCAAGACGAGGATAGGAGCGATTATGCTAAGGGTAGCGTCCGAATCAGTGGATGGATtaattcaataaattgtgttCTGATAAATGATTAGCTGCACTTtattggggtgggagggaggattAGAACGCTATCTTGCGCTGTCAAAATGAAATCCCAAAGTAATAACTATAAAGGAGCTGGAAGAAATGCTTCTTAAAAAAACTTGGTCTCAGAATGGGAGGGactttcctcgttttttttttttttaattttaatagtttgaGTAAAAATCTATCTGAATCTGGAAGCGTCAAATCGGAAGTGGCTGGTAGCGTTCAAGGGAGGAACATTCTAAAGCAAAAAAGCAAAGgataaaaccataaaagaaaagattggtagATTTGGctaccaaaaatttaaattttgtgaaAGTCAAAAAACACCATAAACAGTGTGAAAAGTCAAGCTGATGACTGAAGATTAAAATGAGCAAAGGTGAATAGGGaatttcacacacacagaaaaggaaacacaaatggccaataaacacatgaaaaaagttCAAACTCATTAGTAgttaaagaaaatcaaatgaagaaagtaagatgtaaatatttttaaaaggataagaaCATCCAGTGTGGATGAAAGAGTTGAGAAGTAGACGTTCTAAGATAGGACTAATGGGAGTGTAACTTCATATAACTTTTCATAGATTAACCTGCatcaaaaatcttaaaagtattcATAGCTTTGATATGATCATtccatttttacatttaagtatGTAAATAGGTATAAAaattagatatatgtatatatgtaaaaattagatatattatgtatatgtatagtgTACAAAACTGTTCATCAAggtgttatttacaatagcaaaaagacCTAAAACAATTTAAACGCTCAACAATAAGGAATTAATTAAATAACCTGTGATACCTCTATATAATAGAATACTGTGTAGCTCTTCGAAAATCATTTTTTATAAGGCAAGTGATTGATCATGAAGTGTTTATGAAAAGGCAAGTTACAAAGCAATAAATATATGTAGTATGAGCcttattatgttttcttttcaatatgcATTCATGTTAATATGCACAGAAAGGCTGAAAAAACGTATcaagatgtttaaaataattatctcCAGGTGATTGAATTAAGAATGACTTTCTTTGCACATTTCTGCACTTTGTAAAAATTCTACATTGAAGGTGTATTGCCTTTAACTAAggaagtataatttttaaaaagatgcattTGGTTTTAAAGGTTCTCTTATAAAAGCATTCAGGATAATCATCTTCCTGAGTATGACAAATAATGCTTTTCAGGATGTAgctcctgcctacctctccaggTTCTTGCTGCAGCTAAACTCAAATTCCTCTATGCTGGCCACACGGAGTTAATTTCACTTCCCTGAACTAACCGCATCCTccaccatcccccaccccctgccccataTCTTTTCATTGCAGTTCGTTGTGCCTGCAGGGAATAGCTGATGACAGATGTGTCAGCAATCAGAAGAGGGCCTCATCGGCTGTGAAATACTGTGACAGCTAGGGAGGATGACTGGCTGGGGTTCCTTGCTCATGACAGAGATCCACTGGAGACATGAGAAGCAAACGGACTCAGCAGCTTTGCAGATGAGTTTGTTATTCCTATGAACTGAAAGGAAACCCTCAAACTGAAATGATTCCCCAATCTAAGATAGAGATAACTTGCCTGGTTATCCTATCCCACTCTCAGCTCACCTTTGCTCTGTATTTTTCAACTCTTACGCTCTTCTTATGGGGAGTCATTTACATTGTTTTGACTGAGTGTATTAAATGAAgttcaatgaatgtttatttaGTAACTACTATATGGAAATCATTATGCTgggaaattcattcattcaatccatAAGTATGCTTTCAGTGGCTTCTACGTGCCAAGCTAAATGCTAGCTACTAGGTTTGGAGATATGGAAACAATTAAAGTATGTTTCCTGCCCACAAGTAGCTGATGGTGGTGAGTGAATTAAGAGTCAAGTATGAATAATTACACCTCAGTATGCTAAATGCAATAGAAGTAGAAGAAACAATTGTGGTAATGACTGGGAGTAATTAATTTACTCTCAGGGTCAGGGAagcttttataaagaaagaaatgcttaaaataaGGTTTGAGGGCTGAGTCGatgatcaacaaggaaacaaactGGAAGTATGCAAGGAAGTGTGGGTATTTCATGCGAGGAAGAGAAGTTAGATGTGTCTTAAATGGTGTGCATAGAAGTGTGAAAGAGCAGAGCATGTTTAGGGAATTGCAAGGAGTCTAGCACAGCAAATGCTTATTTATAGTTTTTCAGCCTAGCGCTCGGAACATTTCAGATGTTTAATAAATTATAACTGAGTAGGTAATAAAGGTGTTAAGGTCTAGGATGTCAAGTTAAagttttttctggaaaaataggGAGTCACTGCAGATTAAAAATTCCAACCAAAGTACTTACTACAATACTGGCTATTAGTTGATAATGGAAGCTGGGTGATGAGTTCAATACAATATTCTATTTTTGCATGTGTTTGAAACTTTTaataatataaagtttaaaagaaagtACTTACCAAAATGACATgtttaaaagataagaaatatataataCTGGGTTCCTTCTTTAAAACCATATAATCCAGTTGGGGATGCAagagaagtaaatgaaaaagtatatgaaaaagtGTCAAAATcatgaaagggagaaagaaggccACGTTGCCCTTAGTAATTCATAAAATTAACATGAAAAAGGTATAACTCAAAAAGATAATGAATTAAATACTAGGAAAGAAATTGTtttgagaaagggaaagaatatgGAGAGAGCTGGACCAGTGGTTAtcaactgggggcaattttgccccctaGGAGACATTTGGGAATATCTGGAGATATTTTGTGTTGTCAAAACTGGAGGGTGGGTAGCTACTGGCATCTCATGGGTAGAGGATAGGGATGCTGGGAAACAGCCTACGGTACACTGGGCAGCATCCCAGAACAAAGAATCATCTGGTCTAAAATGTCAGTAGTACTGCTGTTGAGAAAGCCTCAGCTAGACACATAAGACTGCCTTTAGCAGGCACAGTATTTCCTGAAGTCCACAGCTTCAAGAGACTCACAACCCCCTTAAGAATGTATGCAAAATTTTGAGAGCCTGGCCTAGGTCCACAGCTTTCATCTGATTCTTAAAGGGGTCCATGGCCAAAAGATGGttaagaaacccaggaaaatcaaGGGTTCAGGGTCATGGCTGAACAATCTGAAGTGACTTTTTCACTCAGAAAATTACTGGAAGATGAGGCTCGATCTGTTTTCTGGAGCCAGATTATAGTGAACCTTGAAAACCAGGCAAAGAGGGCTGGACATCAACCTGAAGTCTCTGTGGAGCTAGTGAAAACCTGTAAGGAAGATACTGACAGGACAAATGCTATGTCATTAATATGACCTGTCTTGAAGTGGCTCTTCGACTCCAGGCAGCCAAGTTCTCTCTCCAATCAGGCTACAAAATTTAGTATTCTTCTTTAGTGGGCTCTCTCATTCATCCCCCTCTATCAAACCAGTCACCAATCCatgttaatttctccttcataaaTAGCCTTTCCTTCCTCACTTATCAGGATCAATACCCTAATGTAAGCCCAACTCATCTCATTTTTTGATAACTGCAAAAATCTTGTGAGTCCCTGACTAATTCACCTCTGCAAACCTAGCATCCAACATACTTCCCCAGGACATGGCAGGTATTCAATAGGGTACACTTAACTGAGAGTGGAAAGAGAAAGTCATAGATTACCCCATATTACAGTTAAAACACGTTGGAGTTCGCTCTCATTAATTCTATTATGGGAGGAGGTGCCTCACCCAGAGAGGTTCCTCATTAGGTCCCAGCTGGCATGTAGATTGTTTGGGGATGCGGCAGGAGAGGAGGTGAAACAGAAGTGGAGCTTCCCAGCAATGGTTGGGGTAAATCCAGCAAGCTGAGCTCCCCACGGATAGtttcctccaccctcccccaaacCCAGGAGGGTAATTAGCGATAAACAGGCAGAAACAGAGGGTATGTGAGGTCCACATCAGTTATTTGCTGATTCCTGGCTCATTTCTTTCCAGGCTATCCCCAGGCTAACTTTCCTTTAATACCTCCTCTGTTCCTCACACTGAGTTTCTCGGTGTCATAAAAACAAGAGATGCTTGTTAGTTACCTACGCCCACACCTGACCCCTTAACTCCAAATGCTCCTCTTACTTTTGCCCGCGGAGACCTTCCTTCTCCGTACTCTTCCAACACGCTTAATACAGCTCAATTTAGTATTTAATTGTTTCGGACGCTTTCCATCTCCCGGACGTCCGCTTCCCCAACATACCCACTCTCAGAATTAAAGCACACACCCAGTCTCCACTTGGGTAAGGCCCTAGGCGCCCAAAAGCAAAAGAGGAGGCACCCTAACCCAGCCCTTCCTGTTGGCCTGGTgaattttaatttggatttgTTGAAGTTAAAGTCCGTATCGTGACTCCCAAGTATTCTTGAGTTGCTTGCTTTGTAAGGTACATGTTTTGTGGTCCACTTGgacagcaaaagcaaaacaaaataagtatTCAAGGAGATGTTTAAAAATGAATCTACGGGAGGGTAAGGaacattaacttttaaaaaacgcAGAATCCAACCATTTCCGTAAAGTGTTTAACCCCTAAAAACCTCGAGAACAGTATGTTAGCCAAAGCGAGCGGACCCGGGACAGTCCCCAAGTCAACGACGTGCACCCAGTACCTCCTTTCCCTCAGGTAAGCCCCGGGAATGTCCCGCCCCCTCTCGGCCCCGTGTGGAGTTCTGCTTCACCCCACCCCCTCAGAACGTAGCCCTGTGATTGGCCAGGACGCGCCTTCGAGTTGCCCAATCGCGTGTGACAGCTGTCTTAGCGTCCTCCTGTTTGCGGGAGGAAGATGGCGGATCGGCTCACACAGCTGCAGGACGCCGTGAACTCGGTGAGCGATTTCGCTCGGTTAGTCTTTGTCTTCTTCTTTCGCGAGGGAAAGCTAGGGAGGAAAAGGGGCCCGAGAGACAGAACCCAGAAGTGGGGAGCGGACTGAGGCAGGGCTTCAGCAAAAGGAGTtcggggcggcgggggcgccgcGGCGATCCGGGAGGTTTGAGGCCGGCTGCCCGGCGGTGTGCGGAGCCGCGGGAGGGAGCTGCTGCTTTCGcctgagaagtggaacatctcTCTACCAGGACTCTGAAGCTTCACGGTCCTGTCTTGTTCTCtgggacagttttattttcttgtcagtGGTGCTTATGGCATCTCTTTTctttgggggaaggggagaagcagTAGAAGCCTTTCCCCCCCGTATCAGTTTTAACCCATGGAGGAAAACCTGTGCTCTTGATGGTTGGTTCTTTGTTATTAGATGTTAGCCGCGAATATTCCTTCGCCCAAAGTTTCAGGATGGGGCGGGAGTGATGGTGAGATGAGaagttctgtttcattttagtTGGTACGTGTAGACCAACGGTCTTGTTGCATCTCTTGGCCACTCCCCAGCATAAGTCATTTTGGGGAAAACCGACATTTTTATGATAGTGAATCTTTTAATCATCgtatatctttctgttatttaagtcttctttaatgtCTCCCCAAAAGTCTACTCCGTATTAAAGGTCAGGTCTTGTAAGTAGCTCTCCTTGCTTTTGTCCTTctgattatttttcctattatccCTAAGTGGAACGTATATGCAAACCAAGGATTCATATACTTATTACCATTAAGAGTTAAATAGTTTTCTATTGGTCGTTATATTTCTCTCGGTCATTTTGTTATTTGATATCCCAGGTAAGATGCCTATAGAGAGAGAATATGTTGACTGGAAAATCTAAGTACTTGATTCCTTGCCAGTTTTTTTGAAGTTGATAAGTTGGCATTCTTTTATTACATGAGTCTTTGTACACTTGAAGAGTGTGAATCTGCTTCTGAGAAACTGATCTACTCTGTGTGTATAAAGTAAGCTCTTTTAAGACTGAGAGGACCATCCCTTCTAAATGTTGGTGAATTCACCGAGATACATTCTCCCTTTTGGTCACTTTGCTGCCAGCCAACCTCCCTCAGGGAGATACTCCTTTGAAGTTATACAAAATCAAATTGTAATGATGCTGCTGGACAGAAATGTTATTTTAGGGGAAATGTTGCATATTCATGCATGTCTTGTAGCCAAAAGGATAGTAAGGACAAAGTGAACATGGCTGTAACTCTAGGGTAGGCGTGCTGATAATTGGATTTTGGAGAGAAGCTTCTAGGTTAACTAGCATCATTGCCTACTGTGTATGTACGCACTGCCGTGTGTACAGAGGGATACTCCTTAAGGAGTTTACAGTCTGATTAGAAAGATGTCTTATACTCAAGAGACatttaaataatacaaaagtaGTCTGTGGTTAGGGTGTTAAAATGAATTCAGTGTTTTCAGCGTAAGTGCTGAGGTAAATTAGAATATAGAGTGATATGAACTAAAATAGAAGAATTCTTAGCATTTACCTGAattgaaattatttgtaaaacgattaaaataacatttgtttTACCCTCTGAGAACTCCATGAGGAGTTCTTGTTCACAATATTGCTATAATGTTGATATACAATACTTGTCATGGAGTTGATTTTcgataaatattgttgaataaatggatctTGAGAGCTTTTGAAGGACAGAGCAGATAGACACTATGatgagtttttttgtgtgtgttttctctatTCCTCACAACGATGCTGTCAAGTGAGAATgttcccaatttaaaaatgaaaaaaaatctactcGGGTTACTAGAACCAAAATTAGAATCCATATTTGTACAGCTTCTGAGCACTTACTGCTGCTCCGTAATGGGTGGCAAAATGTGAGCAAAGCGGTGGAGTCAGAAATGAATTTATTACTAGTCAGGTGTATATGAAGGAGAGGTAGAAAATGAATGAGTAGAGTTGACTTAGATTATTGAAAGCTTTGAAACAGCCTGAAGAGTTGTAGATTTGTCTTAAAGACCATGCTCGGGTGAGCTCAAAATTTTTGAGCAGGGTGAAATAACAGTGAACCAGTAAACAATAAGGAGGCTATCGTAATAATTCCTATATGAAGTAGTTTGTTGAACTAACACAGCAGCGGTGATGatggaaggaaaagggaaagatttGTGTTAGCAGGATTTGAAGGTGAAAGGAAACGAAGAGTCTGAAGTTAAACTGGTTGACTAGGAGATTCTCAATACAAATTAGAtacttaaaaaaggaaacagttgACTTTGAGTTCTCTCATTCAAATAATGGCAGAGAAACTTAGTGGAAATGCTTATTTACTGATTGGAAATAAGAAATTGAGGTTTGGAAGGTCAGGACTGTTGAGAGAAGTTGGTGGGGAGGATAAGAGTGTTAAATTCGGAGATGGTAAGGAATTGGTGTTCTCAATCTTCAGAACTGCTTAAGGAATACTTTTAGAGCAGGAGTTTACAACTTGAGTCATGGCGAAAAACCTTTTGGGATATTTAAGGTGCAGTCTTTTTCccactgtttctttgtatgtgtaACTACTCTGGTCTCAGAAAAGGGATCATATACGTTGTACAAAGAgtcatacatttttttatttaccCTGGGGCCATACTTAGATATCTGATGGTCAAATTTGCCCTTTTCCACCACTACTCCAAAAGAGGCCTTATTGTGCTTGCAACAAGTATTGGCTATATTTCTCTTGTTCTGTTAccttaggaagaaaagaaagattattttgcatttctttttaactGTTTCAACTAGATTGATACCAAACCTAGTTTCTTTGTGTGATGAAAACATTTAATCCTTGTTATTAGTAACTggcttattttttccaaaattgcttctttctgttttattcccTTGCTCAGGGATCATTATAGAAACTTATTGTTGCTGCCATTAccaataaaatccttaaaattgATAAATCCTTTCTCTCGTTTTCTTtggcctccagcttgcagatcAGTTCTGTAATGCCATTGGAGTGTTACAGCAGTGTGGTCCTCCTGCCTCTTTTAGTAATATTCAGACAGCAATTAACAAAGATCAACCAGCTAATCCTACAGAAGGTAAATAGATTTTCTTGGCTTCTCTTAGTTTGACCACAATATTGCTTACAATCCTTTAAAATTAGATTTATTGAGAAATTTAGCTTATTTATGGCTTTCTAAAAATGTTATTGTTTGAGAATATTACTACGTTTTGTTTATCATAAAAGAAATGAGTTTGTTACAGTCAATTTACATAACATCTCATAATTCTGTTCATGTCATGTAACAGATTGTTATTCCCTTAGAGGAGAATTTGTAGAAATGTAGCTGAATTTTACTTGAGGGACCTTTATAAAGAAGGTATCCCATTTACAAATTCAACTATGCAAGTAACTGCCACATTGTCCTAATAAATGAAATGTTATACATTATGCTTAATTCCCAATTTGAATTAATATTAAGGCTAATTCTcaaatgtgtgttttaaaattgtttgtcTGTTAAAATGATTGGTGTGCTAAAATTACACTTCAATCATTAGAAGCCTAGTACagaaaaagttctagaaagttTTCGGGTTTCATTAACTTAGAATTTAATTTCTACTTCTGAAAACTTGAGATTCTCTAAAATCCTAAATTAGTAATATCTTTCTCTAGAATATGCCCAGCTT
Protein-coding regions in this window:
- the MED21 gene encoding mediator of RNA polymerase II transcription subunit 21 isoform X2; amino-acid sequence: MADRLTQLQDAVNSLADQFCNAIGVLQQCGPPASFSNIQTAINKDQPANPTEVISFSRICPAFCSADCTNSKRH